The following are encoded in a window of Verrucomicrobiia bacterium genomic DNA:
- a CDS encoding fatty acid desaturase, whose translation MNAAMTQGPASNANPPEAAPSRWKAIVMQYERPRLSHGLWQLINTLVPYAALWCLMYFSLRLSYWLTAGLALLASGFLIRVFIIFHDCGHGSFFKSRRANDILGFITGVLSFTPYYHWRWEHALHHATAGDLDRRGTGDVWTLTVQEYLEASRWKRFAYRLARNPFLLFVLAPLFLFLVKQRFPSRKAPRRERNSVYWTNLALASVATVFSFVFGLKTYLLLQFGLVMAAGAGGVWLFYVQHQFEGVYWERRMNWDYCMAALKGSSYYKLPKLLQWFSGNIGFHHIHHLSPRIPNYSLEKCHKAEPLFQTVKPVTLWTSFKSLNFRLWDEQRRKLVGFSAVRKHPNGVWRFISRLLLTALNVPRSKT comes from the coding sequence GTGAATGCCGCTATGACCCAGGGTCCCGCCTCAAACGCAAATCCTCCCGAAGCAGCCCCTTCGCGGTGGAAGGCCATCGTGATGCAATATGAACGGCCAAGGCTCAGCCACGGCCTGTGGCAGCTCATCAACACCTTGGTTCCCTATGCGGCGCTCTGGTGTTTGATGTACTTTAGCCTGCGCCTTTCTTATTGGCTGACCGCCGGGCTTGCGCTCCTGGCGTCCGGTTTTTTGATCCGGGTTTTTATTATCTTCCACGACTGCGGACACGGCTCCTTTTTCAAATCGCGCCGTGCGAACGACATCCTGGGCTTCATCACTGGCGTGCTGAGTTTCACGCCATATTATCACTGGCGCTGGGAGCACGCCCTGCACCACGCCACCGCCGGGGACCTGGACCGGCGCGGCACCGGGGATGTTTGGACACTGACGGTGCAGGAGTATCTGGAGGCTTCGCGTTGGAAGCGCTTTGCCTACCGGCTCGCCCGGAACCCCTTCCTCCTGTTCGTGCTCGCGCCGTTGTTCCTGTTTTTAGTGAAGCAACGCTTTCCCTCGCGCAAGGCCCCGCGCCGGGAACGCAATTCGGTATATTGGACGAACCTGGCGCTGGCGTCGGTGGCGACGGTGTTCAGCTTTGTGTTCGGCCTCAAAACCTATCTGCTTCTCCAGTTTGGCCTGGTCATGGCGGCGGGGGCGGGCGGGGTGTGGCTGTTTTACGTTCAACATCAGTTTGAAGGGGTTTACTGGGAGCGCCGGATGAATTGGGATTACTGCATGGCGGCTTTGAAGGGCAGTTCCTATTATAAACTGCCAAAGCTGTTGCAATGGTTTTCGGGCAACATCGGTTTTCATCACATTCATCATCTGAGCCCGCGCATCCCCAATTACAGCCTCGAGAAATGCCACAAGGCCGAACCCTTGTTTCAAACCGTTAAACCGGTGACGCTGTGGACCAGTTTTAAATCATTGAATTTTCGTCTTTGGGATGAGCAACGCCGCAAACTGGTAGGCTTCAGCGCGGTCAGGAAGCACCCGAACGGGGTCTGGCGCTTTATCTCGCGGTTGCTTCTGACGGCGCTGAATGTCCCGCGCTCCAAAACCTGA
- a CDS encoding IS630 family transposase, protein MKVDGRTLDHKTLEHLRITAVRRVVEDGEAPGEVMRSMGLCRSSIYPWLRRYQDNGLAALAEKIAQGREPKLTDKQQQQVKRWIVGRDPRQYGFDYGLWTRRIVQSLIERKFGIRLGWTAVGRLLARLEITPQKPLRRAYERDPESIQRWLDEDYPKLRRRAKKHGAKIYFLDEAGFHSDPVLGRTYGLKGHTPVVATSGQRQSINAISAVNAKGEFWYNVYTGKLNAARFVEFLQDLMKGRRERVFLVVDGHPSHKAKLVQACVKSFASKLELHFLPPYAPDLNPDEFVWGYAKTNGVSKKPLQQNESLKERVISDLEAIRRNRNLVKSFFCAKSVVYARDW, encoded by the coding sequence ATGAAAGTTGACGGACGCACGCTGGATCATAAGACTCTGGAGCACTTGCGAATCACCGCTGTGCGGCGCGTGGTTGAAGATGGCGAAGCGCCCGGTGAAGTAATGCGCTCGATGGGACTGTGTCGCAGCAGCATTTACCCTTGGCTGCGGAGATACCAGGACAACGGTTTGGCGGCGCTGGCTGAGAAGATTGCCCAAGGGCGAGAACCGAAGCTAACGGACAAGCAGCAACAGCAAGTCAAGCGGTGGATTGTCGGCAGGGACCCGCGGCAGTATGGCTTTGACTATGGCTTGTGGACCCGCCGGATCGTCCAGAGCCTAATTGAGAGGAAATTCGGCATCCGTTTGGGTTGGACTGCGGTGGGGCGCTTGCTGGCTCGTTTGGAAATCACGCCGCAAAAGCCGTTGCGGCGCGCCTATGAGCGGGACCCCGAAAGCATTCAACGATGGCTGGACGAGGACTATCCGAAGCTGCGCCGCCGGGCCAAGAAACACGGGGCCAAAATTTATTTCCTGGATGAGGCGGGCTTTCACTCCGACCCGGTCTTGGGGCGGACCTACGGGTTGAAGGGGCACACGCCGGTGGTTGCTACGTCCGGGCAACGCCAGAGCATCAACGCAATCAGCGCGGTCAATGCCAAAGGCGAGTTCTGGTATAACGTTTATACGGGCAAGCTCAACGCTGCCCGGTTTGTCGAGTTCCTACAGGACCTAATGAAGGGCCGACGCGAGCGCGTGTTCCTGGTAGTCGATGGACACCCTTCGCACAAGGCCAAGCTGGTGCAAGCTTGTGTCAAGTCATTCGCTAGTAAGCTCGAACTGCATTTTCTGCCGCCCTACGCCCCAGACCTGAACCCTGACGAGTTTGTCTGGGGCTATGCCAAGACCAACGGAGTAAGCAAGAAGCCCTTGCAGCAGAACGAATCTCTCAAAGAACGAGTAATATCCGACTTGGAGGCCATCAGGCGAAACAGGAACCTTGTGAAGTCATTTTTTTGTGCCAAGAGTGTAGTCTATGCTAGGGACTGGTGA
- the rpsU gene encoding 30S ribosomal protein S21, with the protein MTEVQLRRGEPVEKAIRRLKKKLDREQTLQQFRLHRRFEKPSAKKRRKTKAARFSAMLKARHADD; encoded by the coding sequence ATGACTGAAGTTCAATTGAGGAGAGGGGAGCCGGTCGAGAAGGCCATTCGCCGGCTCAAGAAAAAGCTGGACCGCGAGCAAACTTTGCAGCAGTTCCGGTTGCATCGCCGTTTTGAAAAACCCAGCGCCAAAAAGCGGCGCAAAACAAAAGCAGCCCGGTTCTCGGCGATGCTGAAGGCAAGACACGCCGACGACTGA